In the genome of Segnochrobactrum spirostomi, the window ACGAGCACCGTGTCGTGCTCTACGGTCTTGAGCCAGTGGCCGACCCGCGCCGACAGCAGGGCATAGCTCTCGCCGCCCGGCGGTACGAACCCCCACTTGTCGGCCTTGCGCGCCGCGGCGCCTTCCGGGTCGCGCGCCTTGATCTCGTCGAGAGTGAAGCCTTCCCAGGTCCCGAACGTCACCTCGCGCACCGTGGGCTCGATCCGATAATCGGAGGGATCGAGGTGGAGCGTGTCGCGGATGATCTCCATCGTCTCGCGGGAGCGGGACAGGGGGGAGGCGATCCAGTCGAGATCTTCCGGATCGATTCGGTGCTGCTCGAAATAGCCGGCGAGGGCGCGGCCGTTGCGCGCCGCCTGGCCGCGGCCGGTCGGGTTGAGGGGAATGTCCTGCTGGCCTTGCAGGCGGCCTTCTGCGTTCCAGTCCGTCTGCCCGTGGCGGACGTGGATCAGGGTGAAGCCGCCGAGCATAGGAACCTCGCTGGAGGGAAGGCCGTGCGATCGGGCGCGGCGTGGGGGCGGACCGCGACCGGCCGGCCCCACGCGTGCCCGCCGAAATCAGTCCTTCAGGACGGAAATGTCCGGCGCATCGACGGCCTTCATGCCGACGACGTGATAGCCGGAATCGACGTGGTGGATCTCGCCGGTCACGCCGCGCGAGAAATCGGAGAGGAAATAGACGCCCGCATCGCCGACCTCTTCGGTCGTCACCGTCCGGCGCAGCGGCGCGTTGTACTCGTTCCACTTCAGGATATAGCGGAAGTCGCCGATGCCGGAGGCAGCCAGCGTCTTGATCGGGCCGGCCGAGATGGCGTTGACGCGGATGTTCTTCGGGCCGAGATCGGCCGCGAGATAACGCACACTCGCCTCGAGCGCGGCCTTGGCGACGCCCATGACGTTGTAATGCGGCATCCACTTCTCGGCGCCGTAATAGGTCATGGTCAGGATCGAGCCGCCGTCCGTCATCAGCTTCTCGGCGCGCTGGGCGACCGCGGTCAGCGAATAGCAGGAGATCAGCATCGTGCGGGAGAAATTGTCCGCACTGGTATCGACGTAGCGGCCGGTCAACTCGTCCTTGTCGGAAAACGCGATGGCGTGGACGAGGAAGTCGAGCCGGCCCCAGCGGGCCTCGATCTCGGCGAACACGGCGTCGATGGTGGCCGGGTCGGTCACGTCGCAATGGCCGGCGATCAGGCCGTCGATCTCGGCGGCGAGCGGCTCGACGCGCTTCTTCAGGGCGTCGCCCTGGTAGGTAAGCGCGATCTCGGCGCCGTGCGCATGGGCGGACTTGGCGATGCCCCAGGCGATGGACCGGTTGTTCGCGACGCCCATGATGAGGCCCCGCTTGCCGTGCAACAGCCCGTGCGTCTCCGCCATGTCAAATCACTCTCTTCAAGGCTCTATTACCCGTACCGGGTCGGCCTCCTATGGCACAGCGGTCAATGCCCTTCAAGCCGCGGCCCCGCATGCCGCCCCCCGTCACGCCCGCCCGCGCCGGGGGGCGGTGGACGCCGTCGACCGCCCGGTCTGGACCGGCTGCGCGAGAAAGCCTATTGAGCGGGCACCGAACCGGGCGGCGATCAGCCCCGGCGGCACCTGGGAGGAGCCCCCTTGTCCACGCTCACCGCGAATCCCGATTTCGCCTCGGCCGACTTCCTCAAGAGCCACATCCGCCAGACCCTCGACTTCTATTTCCCGCGGGCGATCGACCGCGAGGCGGGCGGCTTCTTCAACGCCTACGCCGTCGACGGCACCATCTACGACCGCCATGTCCGCCACATCGTCGGCATGACGCGCTTCACCTACATCGCCTCGGTCGGCACCGCGCTGTTCGACGATCCCGTGCTGCGCGGCGCCGTCGATCACGGCCTGGATTTCCTGGAGACGGCCCAGCGCGACCCGGTCTCGCGCGGCTATGCGTGGGCGCTGCGCGACCGCACCGTCGTGGACGGCTCGCTCAAGGCCTACGGCCACGCCTTCGTCCTGCTCGCCCATTCGATCGCCGCCCGCCTCGCCGGGGCGAAGGGCGCCCGCATCGCCGATGTCGCCGACCTCATCGTCGACCGCTTCATCGAGGGGCCGGAGCAACTCGCCCTCGAGGCTTACGATGCCGGCTGGACGAACCCGGACACCTATCGCGGCCAGAACGCCAACATGCACCTCTGCGAGGCCATGATCGCGGCCTACGAGGCGACCGGCGACAAGGCCTATCTCGACCGCGCCGCCCACATCGCGCGGCGCATCGCGATCGACTTCCCGGCCGACAACGGCGGCTTCATCCACGAACATTTCACCAGCGACTGGAAGGTCGACCGCGAGGCCGCCCGCCGCGCCAACGACCACACCTTCCGCCCCGAGGGCTTCCAGCCCGGCCACCATGCGGAATGGTGCAAGCTACTCCTCACCCTCTACCGGCTGACCGGCGAAGAGATCTACAAGACCCGCTCCGTCGAGATCTTCGATCTCGCGGTCGCCCCGTTCTGGGACGAGGCCCGCGGCGGCGGCTTCTACTATACCTTCGACGAGGCCTTGCAGCCGATCGACAAGGACAAGCACCACTGGCTCGTCTCGGAGGCGTTCTCGGCCGCCTTCCTGCTCTACAAGGCGACCGGGGAAGCGCGCTTCCTCGACTGGTACAACAAGATTTGGACCTGGACCTGGGCCCACATGATCGATCGCGAGCGCGGCGGCTGGTATGTCCGCGTCGACGAGAACAACCAGCGTTATCCGGACGATCCGAAGAGCCCGCCCTACAAGACGGACTACCACGCGATCTCGAATTGCTACGAGGTCCTGCGCGCCCTCGGCGCGGCCGAGTAGGTCTCGGGTCTCCCGGGCCGCGCGGTGCGACCGGCGGGCGGCGTTGCGTCCGCCGGCGATCCGCCCCATCGTCCCGTCTCCTGACGCCCTCATTTCCGAACTCGGGAATCCTTTCGATGAGCCACTGGACGCTGAGCTGGGATCGCGGCCACCTCGCGGTTCGCCCGATGGGCGGCATGATGGCCCCGGCCGAGATCGAGCTCGACGACGGGCGCCGGGTCAGCCCCTTTCTCGTCGCGCCGTGGGCGAACGAGCACGGCGGCGAACCGCTGCCGCCGATGCTCGCCGGGCTCAGGGGCGACTGGACCTGCATCCCGTTCGGCCTCACCGAGGCCCGCACCGACCTTCTGCCGGAATGGATGGCCGGCCTCGATGCGACGTTGAGGAGCCCCGATCCGGCCCAGCACGGCGCCGCCTCGCACGGCTTCTGGCAGCTCGACCGGGTTGGTCCCCGGGTGCTGTCGATCAGTTTCGAGCCGCCGGCGCCGGTGCCGATCCGCCGCATCGAGCGCACCATCAATGTCAAGGACGGCTCTCCGGACATCACCGTCACCGTGCGCGTCTTCGCCCGCGCGGCCTGCGATCTGCCGTGGGGCCTCCACCCGACCTTCCAACTGCCCCAGGCGACCGGCTCCTTCGAGATCGATTTCGAGGCGCCGGTGAAGGTCTCGACCTATCCGGGCCGGTTCGAGCTCGGCGTGTCGAAGGCGGCGCCGGGGCAGGTCGCGGACACGCTCAAGGCGGTGCCGCTCGAGACCGGTGGTACGGTCTCGTTCGCCGCGCTGCCGCTGCCGTTCGACACGGAAGAGCTCGTCGTCGTCAATGGTCACGGCGGCAAGGTCCGCCTCACCAACCGGGCCGAGCGCTATGTGACGCGCATGGAGTGGGACGAGACGGTGTTCCCGTCGCTGGTGTTGTGGATTTCCAACCGCGGCCGCACCTATCATCCGTGGAACGGCCGCTTCCTCGGCCTCGGCGTCGAGCCGGTGTGCGCGCCGTTCGAACTCGGCTACGCCCACGCCATGAACCCCACTTCGCCCTTCAAGGCGCGGGGCATCGCGACCGCCCAGCATTTCGACCCCGAGACGCCGCTCGAAACCACCTACCGCTTCCGCTTCGCGGGGCTCTGAACCGCATCTCGCGCTCGGCCGGGCCGCGCGTCTCGCGCTGGTCCCCTTGATTGCCCCACGGACGGCCCGCTGCGCCGCGCGACCGCGTGTTCCTGGCACGGCGGCGCGAATCGGCAATCCATGGTTGCGAAATCCTGTTGCGAACCGAAGCGCAAGCAGCTACTTCTAGTGTTGGGTCGTGGAACGTCTCGGACGCACACTTTTCTCTGGAATGATGTTGTGTTGTGCCCTTCGCGCGTGCGGTGAGGGCGCGGAAGGCTATTTGCGTCTTGCGCATTAGTTTCATGTCCAAAGACGAGCGGAACTCTATTCCGCTTACGTCGGTGTCTGCCGGCGTTGGAGCGCCTATTACAATTTCAAGTCTCTAGTTTTGCGCGAGTTTGTTCTCGCGTCGCGTCGTCTTTTGTCCAAGGTCCAGGTGCGCCGGCGCGGCGTTTCGGGACAGAATGGGGAGGGGGCATGTTCGGCTTGGAGATGTTGGATGTCGGTATCGGCATGGCATTCTTGTTTGGATTTCTCAGTCTTTTCGCGACGGCGGCCAATGAGTTCATCGAAGTTATCGTGAAAAGCCGAGCCCGTGACCTGAGAGATGGTATTTCAGGGCTCATCACGGTGTCGTCCCTCCCCACTGAGGAGGACGTCCTGAAAAAATTCTACGATCACCCCGCAATATTCCCGTTGTTCAAGGGCGCTCTTGGCAGCGGATCGCGGAATCTCCCCTCTTATATACCCACCGAGAATTTTGTCCTCGCGGCTCTCAGCGCGATCGGCGGTGCCGAGACGGTCGGGCAACCAGCGATCCAGGCATTGAGGGCGAGCTTGGCCAAGAGCGCGAACGGCAGTCCCGTGGCAAGGCTATGCGCGGACATGATCGATGCGGGTGTCGACGACATCCATGCGATCGAGAAGAACATCGAGCGCCTCTACGACAGCACGATGGACCGTGTTTCGGGATGGTATGCGCGGCGGAGCAGAATGATCGCCGCGGCGGTTGGGCTTGCGGCCGCCATCGTGATGAATGTGGATGCCCTAAGCGTCGCGAACGGGCTCCTCAATGGCCCGGCGCTACGCGATATCGTCGTGTCTCAGGCCGCTGACTATGTGAAGACCGGCGGTTCGGATTGCGGGGGGACCGGTTCGGTGACCGGGGGACAGCCCAAAGCGACCATGGGCTGCATTCGCGACCAGCTCGAGGCGACGACCCTGCCAATCGGGTGGAATGACGCGAACACGCCGCGCACCATCCAGGAAGGCGCTCTCCGCTTGCTCGGATGGATCGCGACCGCCATCGCGATCAGCTTCGGAGCGCCTTTCTGGTTCGATCTCCTCAACAAGTTCGTCGACATCCGCTCCACGCTCAAGCCGGCCGAGCATACGGCACCGAAGCTGGGTGACGGAGGGCCGGCGAACCCGGGAAGCGATCCCGCGGCTGCGGCGCCGCCCCGATCTCCGGGCACCGGCCCGCAGGGGGATGCGGCCGCTGCCGCCGCCTTGGCGGTGCGTGACGGCGTGTTCGAGCCTCACGCGTGGGTCGGCGATCCCGATGGACCGCAAGGAGGTTTGCTATGAGCGCGCGAGGGGGGGCGCCGAGCCCAAAAGTCTCCAAGGACCTCAGTCTCTTGGCACCGAAATTTGCGGTCGCCGTGCGAGAGGCCCTCGGGGCCACCAACGCGGCAGGCCTCGATGCCGTGGTTTACGAGGCGCACCGGAGCCAGGAACTCCAGGCCCTCTATTATGCGCGGGGGCGGACGATCATCCCGCCCGTGCACACCGTGACCAACGCACCGACCAACCTCCATAGCTGGCACGGCTACGGATTGGCCGTCGATATCGTGCACCGAACGAAATTTTGGGAACCTCCGGGAGGCGAGGCGTGGTTTCGGCACGTGGCGGACATCTTCAAGCAGCACCGCTGCAAATGGGGCGGCGACTGGACTAAGCCGGACACGCCGCATTTCCAGTGGCATCTTTGCAAGCCAAGTCCGTCCGACGAGGCGAGACGCCTGATGCTCACGGGAGGGTTCGCGGCGGTATGGCAGGCCGTCGGGGCGGACTGACGAGACCCCATTCGCCGCCTGAAGGATGCTCTTCGACGACAGGGCGGCAAATTGGAAGGCCGTACCGAGGCAGGCAGCGGGACTCCGGCGGGCGTCCTTCCCGCCGGGGCGCGATTCAGCCGGCGTCCCCGTCGCCGGTCGCGAGCGCGAAACCCTCGTCGAGCCAGCCGGTGATGCCGCCGGCCATGATCTTGACCGGCCGCCCGAGCTCGGCGAGGCGAAGGGCGCCGCGGGCGGCGCCGTTGCAATGCGGGCCGGCGCAATAGGTCACGAACAGCGTTTCGGCCGGCCAGGCGGCGAGCTTCGAGGCGATGATCTTGCCGTGCGGCAGGTTGATCGCACCCGGCACGTGGCCCTTCGCGAACAGGGCCGGGCTGCGGACGTCGAGGAGGACGAAGTCCGGCCCCCGCGCGAGGGCGTCGTGGACGTCCCAGCAATCCGTCTCGAAGCGGAACTCGGCGGCGAAATGGGCGCGCGCCTCGTCGCTCGGCGCGGCGGGAACGGCGGTGACGGCGGAGGGCATCGAGGATCTCCAAGCTGGATCTGACGGCTTCCTTTGTGCGCTTTCCTTCGCCGGGCTTGCAATTGGCGCGAACGACAACGATCGTGAAGATCATGCCAATCGCATCCGGCCGCCTCGTGTCTCACCCGCCCGTCTCCGGTCCTCCCGTCTCCGGCCCTCTCGTCGTCGCGCTCCTCTACGACGGGCTGTGCACGTTCGAATTCGGCATCGTCGCCGAGATCTTCGGCCTTGCGCGCCCGGAAATGGGGGAGGGCTGGTATCGCTTCGCGAGCGCGCCGGTCGACGACGGGCCGATGCGGGCCCACGGCGGCCTCGTCGTGCAGGCGACGGCGGACGCGGCGATCCTGGACGAGGCCGACCTGATCGTGGTGCCGGGCTGGCGTGGCATCGACGCACCGGTGCCGGGCGCGCTCGTCGAGCGCCTCAAAGCGGCCCACGCCCGCGGCGCCCGTCTCGCCTCGATCTGTTCGGGCGTCTTCGTTCTTGCCGCCACGGGGCTTCTCGACGGCGCGACGGCGACGACCCACTGGCGCTATGCGGACGCTCTGCGGCAGCGTCATCCGGTGATCGAGGTCGACGCGGCGGCGCTCTACCGAAGGCATGGCCGGATCTTCACGTCGGCCGGCAGCGCCGCGGGCATCGACCTCATGATCGAGATCGTCCGCCAGGATTTCGGGGCCGCCGCCGCCAACAGCGTGGCGCGGCGGCTCGTCATGCCGGCGCATCGGTCCGGCGGTCAGGCGCAGTTCCTGGAGCGGCCGGTGCGGCAGCGCGACAAGGCCGAGATCGCGCCTCTGCTCGACGTCGTCCGCGCCGACCTCGCGGCAGACTGGACGCTGCCGCGCATGGCGGCGGCCTGCCGCATGAGCGTGCGCACCTTCGCGCGCCGCTTCGCCGAGGCGACCGGCAGTTCTCCGGGGGAGTGGCTGGCGGCGGAGCGTATCGAGGCCGCCAAGACGCTGCTGCGGGAGGGCGGGCTCGCGATGGACGAGATCGCCGCCGCGGCCGGCCTCGGCTCGGCCGACGGCCTGCGGCACCATTTCCGCCGCCGCATCGGCCTCAGCCCCACCGAATACCGCGCCCGCTTTCTGCGCGAACGGGCGGCGTGAGGGGGGCAGGCCGCGCGGAGGGAGCGGGCGGGGCGTAGGGGATTTTGAGAGGGCGCCGGACGCAAGGGTGGTGATAGGGCCGCCGGACGTGGAGTGGTGACAGGGCCGCGGCCGGAATCTTGTTCGTTGCGAGACGCGTGCCGAACCCCTCTCCTGCCAGGGGGAGGGGTGGCGCGCAGCGCCGGGGTGGGGTCCGGCTGGGCGAGACTTGCGTGAAAATGCAACAACGGGTCGTTCCCGCCGCGACGGCGCCTGGCGGCGCCGGACCCCACCCTGACCGGCTGCGCCGGTCTGTCCCTCCCCTGGCAGGGGAGGGACTTTGGGCGGTGTGGGTGGGGATAGGCCGTGATTGCGGGCAGTTGCAGTCAGAAAAGTGCCGCTGATTGTTCAGCCGAGCCCTGGCGTGCTCCGCCCGAGCCCTCGCTTGCTCCTCCCCCGGCTCACTCCGCCGATTCGGCCTCGGCGATCGCCTCGACGTCCACCGCGGTGTCCTCGCTCGCCGCCCCGTTGGGGCGGCCGCCGCGACGGCGGCGGCGGGATTTCGCGCGCGGCGCCGGGGCGGCGACGGCGATGGTCTCGTCGAGCGGCAGGATGACGACCTTGCGGCCGTCGAAGCCGAGCGCGAGGCGGCCCGAGCGCAGAGCGAGAGCGGCATCGCCGAACATTTCGCGCCGCCAGCCTTCGAGCGCACCGACATCGGCATCCTCGCCCTCGGCGGCGATCGCCTCGAGTTCGTCGACGCTCGCGATCACCTTGGCGGCGACGCCGTGCTTCTCGGCGACGAGGCGCAGAAGCACCTTGAGCAGTTCCGTCGCGGCGCTCGCGCCGTCGGGCACCGGCCGAGCCGCGGGCAGCACCGGCATTTCGGACGCCGGTCGCGCCAACGCGCGCTTCACCGCGGCGATGATCTCGGTGCCGGTGCGCGAGCGCTCCATACCGCGCGGCAGGGCCCGCAGGGTGCCGAGCGTCGCGACGTCCTGGGGCTGGCGGGCGGCGATCTCGTAGATCGCGTCGTCCTTGAGGATGCGGCCGCGCGGCACGTCCCGGCTCTGCGCCTCGCGCTCGCGCCAGGCGGCGACCTCCTGGAGCACGGCGAGTTCCGACGCCTTCTTGACCCGGAGCTTGAGCCGCTGCCAGGCATCCTCGGGCGCCACCCGATAGGTCGACGGCGAGGTCAGCACGGCGAGCTCTTCCGAGACCCAGCCGGTACGGCCCTGATCTTCGAGGATGCGCTGGAGGTGCAGGTAGACGTCGCGCAGATGCGTCACGTCGGCGACGGCATATTCGAGCTGCACGGGGCTGAGCGGGCGCTGCGACCAATCGGTGAAGCGCATCGTCTTGTCGATGCGAGCGCCCGTCACCTTGGCGACCAACTGGTCGTAGGAGATCGAATCGCCGAAGCCGCAGACCATCGCGGCGATCTGGGTGTCGAATAGCGGGACCGGGATCACGTCGCCGAGATGGTGGAAGATCTCGACGTCCTGCCGCGCCGCGTGGAACACCTTCACGACCCGCGTATCGGTCATCAGGGCCATGATGGGCGCGAGGTCGAGATCCGGCGCGAGCGCGTCGACGAGAACCGCCTCGTCCGGGCTCGCGATCTGCACGACGCAGAGCTTCGGCCAGAAGGTCGTCTCGCGTAGGAACTCGGTGTCGACGGTGACGAACGGATGCGCCGCGAGCCGCTTGCAGGCATCGGCGAGGTCGACCGTCGTGGTGATGATAGGGGGCGTGGAGGAAGAGGTCATGACGCTTCCTCCTATAGCCGACGCCCCGGCCTTTGTCGCCGTCTCCGGCGCAAAAGGCGCGCCGTCGCGGCGGGGCGCCGGATCAGCGCGGCAGCAGGCTCGCGACGAGCTCGAAGGCGGCGGCGATCGTGGCGGTGCGCACGCCGGCGCGGCCGATGTCGCCGAAGCGCCGCTCGATGTGCACGGGATCGTGGCCGCGACGCCCCGCGGCGAGATGAACGAGGCCGACCGGCTTCTCCGCGCTGCCGCCGCCCGGCCCGGCGATGCCGGTGACGGCGACGGCGAGATCGACCGGGCTCATGGCGAACACGCCCTCGACCATGGCGAGCGCGACCTCGCGGGAGACCGCGCCGCGGCTCTCGATCAGGTCGGCGTCGACGCCGAGCATCTCGGTCTTGGCGGCGTTCGAATAGGTGACGAAGCCGCGATCGACGACCGCCGAGGACCCGGCGATTTCGGTCAGGGTGCCGGCGATGAGGCCGCCGGTGCACGATTCGGCCGTCGCGATCGTCAGCCCCGCCGCGCGGGCGCGGGCGAGGAGGTCGGCGGCGGCGGCTTCGAGGGCTTGGCGGTCGCTCATAGGGTGGCTCCCGGCTGATGGCCGGTCCACGGCAGGCGGACGACGGCGCTCGCCATCGCGACGATGCCCTCGCGCCGCCCGGTGAAGCCGAGCCCCTCGCTGGTCGTCGCCTTGACGCCGATGCGGTCGATGACCATGCCGCAGATCTCGGCGATCCGCGCCCGCATCGCTTCGCGGTGGGGGCCGATCTTCGGCCGCTCGCAGACGATGGTGAGATCGATGTTGCCGACGATGCCGCCGCGGGCGGTCACCCGAGCCACGGCGTCGGCGAGGAACACGGCGGAATCGGCGCCGCGCCAGCGCTCCTCGGAGGGCGGGAAGTGCTGGCCGATGTCACCGTCGCCGATGGCGCCGAGGATGGCGTCGGTGATGGCGTGCAGCGCGACGTCGGCATCCGAATGGCCGACGAGGCCGGCATCGTGGTCGATCCGGACCCCGCCGAGCACGACGGAATCGCCGGGGCCGAAGCGGTGCACGTCGAAGCCGTTGCCGATGCGCACGTCGGCGAGGGCGGCGAGGTGGGCGGCGGCGAGCTTGTGGTCGGCGCGATCGAGATCGGCGGCGGTGGTGATCTTCACGTTCTCCGCGTCTCCCGGAACGACCGCGACCCTGAGGCCCGCCCATTCGGCGACCGCGGCATCGTCGGTGAGGTCGAAACGCCGGCTCGCATGGGCGCGGCGGTGGGCGGTGAGGATGGGCTCGAAGCGGAAACCCTGCGGCGTCTGCGCGGCCCACAGGCCGGCGCGGGGCACGGTTTCGACGATGCGCTCGACGGCATCGACCCGCTTCATGGTATCGGCGACGGGCAGGGCGGCGATCGCCCCGTCGTGGTTCGACAGGCTGTCGATCACCCGCTCGATCACCTCGGGTGGGCAGAACGGGCGCACGCCGTCGTGGATCAGCACCATGTCCGGGGGATCGTCGGCGAGGCGCTCGAGCCCTGCGAGCACCGAAAGCTGGCGCGTCGCGCCGCCCGTCACCGGCTCGTCGAGGCCCGCAATGCCGTGGCTCGCCGCGTGGTAGCTCTCCATGTCGTCGGGATGGATGACGACGATGGTGCGGCTGATGCGGGGGTGGGCAGACAGCGTCGCGAGCGTCTCGGCGAGCACCGGGCGGCCGCCGATCGGAACATATTGTTTCGGCATCGCAACAGCATGGCGCGCGGCCCGCGTGCCCCGTCCGGCGGCGACGACGAGCAGCGCCGTGCGCGGCGACGGCCGATCTGCGGAAGATGCTGGGATGCCGGACATCGGCGGGCGCGATCCTTTTCTTCAGCCGCCCCCTTTACGGCTGCGGGGGCCCGCCCACAAGTGTTGCAACGCACAGCCTACGAATGGGGCTTGCGAGACTAGGCAGCTTGTCTAGAATATGGGCAAATGACGTTTATGCCTACTTCCTGCGCATCGACTGATGGCGCTTTCGGCGAGGACCGCGTGGGATCCCATGTTCCGTTTCCGCTCCCGGCCGAACCGTTGAGGGTCGGTCCCCTCACGCTCGGCAGCCGCGTCCTGCTCGCCCCGATGGCCGGGATCACCGATCTGCCGTTCCGTCGGATCGCCGCGCGCTACGGGGCGGGGCTCGTCGTGTCGGAAATGGTCGCCGGCGGGGCCCTCGCCGAGGGCGAGACCGAATTCGTGGTACGCGCTCAAGGTGGCGGTGTCGAGCCCCATGCCGTGCAGCTTGCGGGCTGCGAGGCCGCCCCGATGGCCGAGGCGGCGCGCATCGCCGCCGGGGCGGGGGCACAGATCATCGACATCAACATGGGCTGCCCGGCGAAGCGCGTGGTCAACGGCTGGTCCGGCTCCGCCCTGATGCGCGAGCCCGACCATGCCCTGGCCCTCATCGAGGCCGTCGTCGGCGCCGTCGACGTGCCGGTCACGGTGAAGATGCGGCTCGGCTGGGACGCGACGTCGCTCAATGCCCCCGACCTCGCCCGCCGGGCCGAGGCGGCCGGCGTCGCGATGGTCACGGTGCACGGCCGCACCCGAGCGCAGTTCTACAAGGGAAGCGCCGATTGGGCCGCGATCCGCGCGGTCAAGGCGGCGGTCTCGATCCCGGTCGTGGCGAATGGCGACCTGACCGCCTACCGCGACGCCCCGGCGATGCTCGAAGCCTCCGGCGCCGATGCGGTGATGATCGGGCGCGGGGCCTGCGGACGACCGTGGTTTCCGGGCGCCGTGGCGCGCTTTCTCGCGACCGGCGAGCGCTGGAACGGCCCGGACGCGGCAACGCGCCTCGCCGACCTGATCGAGCAATACGAGGCGATGCTGTCGCTCCACGGCACCGCAGTCGGCGGGCGGATGGCGCGCAAGCACCTCGGCTGGGCGATGGACGATTGCCCCTCGACCGAGCCGCCGAGCCTGCGCACCGCGATCGTCACCGCGGACGACCCGGACGCCGTGATCGCCAACCTGACGCGTTGGTTCGCCGCGCCTGCGACCGAATCGAGGATCGCCGCATGAGCCTGAAGTTGCGTCTCCCGACCCGCTCCGCGTCGAAGCCGGTGCCCGATCTCGGCATGGCGCTGATCGACGCCCTGCCGCATCCCGTCCTGCTCGTCGGCCCCGACGATATGATCGTCGAGGCGAACGATGCGGCCGAGGAATTCTTCCAGGCGAGCGCTCCGGTGCTCTCCCGGCACAAGCTCGCCGACGTGGTGCCGTTCTCGAGCCCGCTCGTCGTGCTGATCGAGCAGGTGCGCGAGCGGGATTCCGCGGTCGCCGAGTACAAGGTCGATCTCGGCTCGCCGCGCATCGGCGCCGAGCGCATCGTCGATCTCTACGCCTCGCCGCTGCCCGAGCGGCCGGGGTCGGTCGTGGTGATGCTCCAGGAGCGCACCATGGCCGACAAGATCGACCGGCAACTGACGTCCCGCGGCGCCGCGCGCACGGTGACCGGCCTCGCCGCCATGCTGGCCCACGAGATCCGCAATCCGCTCTCGGGCATCCGCGGCGCGGCGCAGCTTCTCGAAACCACGGTGAACGAGGACGACCGGGCCCTGACCCGCCTCATCACCGACGAGACCGACCGCATCAAGAAGCTGGTCGATCGCATGGAGGTCTTCTCCGACGAGCGCCCCATCGAGCGCGAGCCGGTCAACATCCACGTCGTGCTCGACCACGTGAAGCGGCTCGCCTTGAGCGGCTTCGCCCGTTCGATCCGCATCTCGGAGGATTACGACCCCTCGCTGCCGCCGGTGTTCGCCAACCGCGACCAACTGATCCAGGTCTTCCTCAACCTCGTGAAGAACGCGACCGAGGCGATCGGCTCGGACCCGGACGGCGAGATCGTGC includes:
- a CDS encoding histidine phosphatase family protein, translating into MLGGFTLIHVRHGQTDWNAEGRLQGQQDIPLNPTGRGQAARNGRALAGYFEQHRIDPEDLDWIASPLSRSRETMEIIRDTLHLDPSDYRIEPTVREVTFGTWEGFTLDEIKARDPEGAAARKADKWGFVPPGGESYALLSARVGHWLKTVEHDTVLVSHGGVQRVLEGLLRGVAPADQPNLPVPQDKVFRYGDDGASWF
- the fabI gene encoding enoyl-ACP reductase FabI; translated protein: MAETHGLLHGKRGLIMGVANNRSIAWGIAKSAHAHGAEIALTYQGDALKKRVEPLAAEIDGLIAGHCDVTDPATIDAVFAEIEARWGRLDFLVHAIAFSDKDELTGRYVDTSADNFSRTMLISCYSLTAVAQRAEKLMTDGGSILTMTYYGAEKWMPHYNVMGVAKAALEASVRYLAADLGPKNIRVNAISAGPIKTLAASGIGDFRYILKWNEYNAPLRRTVTTEEVGDAGVYFLSDFSRGVTGEIHHVDSGYHVVGMKAVDAPDISVLKD
- a CDS encoding AGE family epimerase/isomerase, which gives rise to MSTLTANPDFASADFLKSHIRQTLDFYFPRAIDREAGGFFNAYAVDGTIYDRHVRHIVGMTRFTYIASVGTALFDDPVLRGAVDHGLDFLETAQRDPVSRGYAWALRDRTVVDGSLKAYGHAFVLLAHSIAARLAGAKGARIADVADLIVDRFIEGPEQLALEAYDAGWTNPDTYRGQNANMHLCEAMIAAYEATGDKAYLDRAAHIARRIAIDFPADNGGFIHEHFTSDWKVDREAARRANDHTFRPEGFQPGHHAEWCKLLLTLYRLTGEEIYKTRSVEIFDLAVAPFWDEARGGGFYYTFDEALQPIDKDKHHWLVSEAFSAAFLLYKATGEARFLDWYNKIWTWTWAHMIDRERGGWYVRVDENNQRYPDDPKSPPYKTDYHAISNCYEVLRALGAAE
- a CDS encoding M15 family metallopeptidase produces the protein MAPKFAVAVREALGATNAAGLDAVVYEAHRSQELQALYYARGRTIIPPVHTVTNAPTNLHSWHGYGLAVDIVHRTKFWEPPGGEAWFRHVADIFKQHRCKWGGDWTKPDTPHFQWHLCKPSPSDEARRLMLTGGFAAVWQAVGAD
- a CDS encoding rhodanese-like domain-containing protein, coding for MPSAVTAVPAAPSDEARAHFAAEFRFETDCWDVHDALARGPDFVLLDVRSPALFAKGHVPGAINLPHGKIIASKLAAWPAETLFVTYCAGPHCNGAARGALRLAELGRPVKIMAGGITGWLDEGFALATGDGDAG
- the ftrA gene encoding transcriptional regulator FtrA encodes the protein MPIASGRLVSHPPVSGPPVSGPLVVALLYDGLCTFEFGIVAEIFGLARPEMGEGWYRFASAPVDDGPMRAHGGLVVQATADAAILDEADLIVVPGWRGIDAPVPGALVERLKAAHARGARLASICSGVFVLAATGLLDGATATTHWRYADALRQRHPVIEVDAAALYRRHGRIFTSAGSAAGIDLMIEIVRQDFGAAAANSVARRLVMPAHRSGGQAQFLERPVRQRDKAEIAPLLDVVRADLAADWTLPRMAAACRMSVRTFARRFAEATGSSPGEWLAAERIEAAKTLLREGGLAMDEIAAAAGLGSADGLRHHFRRRIGLSPTEYRARFLRERAA
- the rnd gene encoding ribonuclease D; its protein translation is MTSSSTPPIITTTVDLADACKRLAAHPFVTVDTEFLRETTFWPKLCVVQIASPDEAVLVDALAPDLDLAPIMALMTDTRVVKVFHAARQDVEIFHHLGDVIPVPLFDTQIAAMVCGFGDSISYDQLVAKVTGARIDKTMRFTDWSQRPLSPVQLEYAVADVTHLRDVYLHLQRILEDQGRTGWVSEELAVLTSPSTYRVAPEDAWQRLKLRVKKASELAVLQEVAAWREREAQSRDVPRGRILKDDAIYEIAARQPQDVATLGTLRALPRGMERSRTGTEIIAAVKRALARPASEMPVLPAARPVPDGASAATELLKVLLRLVAEKHGVAAKVIASVDELEAIAAEGEDADVGALEGWRREMFGDAALALRSGRLALGFDGRKVVILPLDETIAVAAPAPRAKSRRRRRGGRPNGAASEDTAVDVEAIAEAESAE
- a CDS encoding CinA family protein, with translation MSDRQALEAAAADLLARARAAGLTIATAESCTGGLIAGTLTEIAGSSAVVDRGFVTYSNAAKTEMLGVDADLIESRGAVSREVALAMVEGVFAMSPVDLAVAVTGIAGPGGGSAEKPVGLVHLAAGRRGHDPVHIERRFGDIGRAGVRTATIAAAFELVASLLPR